A single window of Anaerocolumna chitinilytica DNA harbors:
- a CDS encoding chemotaxis protein CheD, whose translation MGIMVKVGMADLNVCSSPDALTTLGLGSCVGISLYDSVSKTAGMVHVMLPDSTKIKNNENIAKFADTGIDALIQKMIYIGANKNRLVAKIAGGAQMFAFSSNNDMLRIGERNVEASKAKLASLGIKILAEDTGLNYGRTIEFYAETGELYVKSVGKPLKII comes from the coding sequence ATGGGCATAATGGTTAAAGTAGGAATGGCAGACTTGAATGTATGCAGCTCACCGGATGCACTTACGACTTTGGGGCTTGGCTCTTGTGTTGGAATATCGTTGTATGATTCTGTCAGTAAAACAGCAGGCATGGTACATGTTATGTTACCGGATAGTACTAAGATAAAGAACAATGAAAATATCGCGAAGTTTGCAGATACAGGAATAGATGCACTTATTCAGAAGATGATTTATATTGGTGCTAATAAGAATCGTCTAGTTGCAAAAATTGCCGGAGGAGCCCAAATGTTTGCTTTCAGCTCGAACAACGATATGCTTCGTATCGGGGAGCGAAATGTAGAAGCTAGTAAAGCAAAATTGGCTTCTCTTGGTATAAAAATTCTGGCAGAGGACACAGGTTTGAATTATGGTAGAACCATTGAGTTCTATGCAGAAACCGGAGAACTCTATGTGAAATCAGTAGGTAAGCCATTAAAGATAATTTAA
- a CDS encoding FliA/WhiG family RNA polymerase sigma factor: protein MNADYKTKLWEDYSKHKSPEGREKLITEYAGLVKVVAGRLSMYLGYNVEYEDLVGYGVFGLIDAVEKFDYTKGVKFETYASFRIRGAILDEIRKMDWIPRTLRQKQRKMDNAYQKLEIQLGRAATDEEMAKELELSQKDYELWQNQTNISNLFSLDEYLEQGSEGNVEVNLSSQYETPEQITERNELKTILTETLNILTEKEKKVIVLYYYEELTLKEISSVLEVSESRISQLHTKALQKMRIKLGSNLEVLFTI, encoded by the coding sequence ATGAATGCAGATTATAAAACCAAACTTTGGGAGGATTACAGTAAACACAAATCTCCGGAAGGACGGGAAAAGCTGATAACAGAATATGCTGGATTGGTAAAAGTCGTTGCCGGCAGACTTAGTATGTATCTGGGCTATAATGTTGAATATGAAGATCTGGTAGGATACGGAGTCTTTGGATTAATTGATGCTGTTGAAAAGTTTGACTATACAAAAGGCGTTAAATTTGAAACCTATGCAAGCTTTCGAATAAGGGGTGCCATTCTTGATGAAATCCGAAAAATGGACTGGATACCCAGAACATTACGGCAAAAGCAGCGCAAGATGGATAATGCTTATCAAAAATTAGAAATCCAATTAGGTCGTGCAGCGACGGACGAAGAGATGGCCAAAGAACTGGAACTCTCTCAGAAGGATTATGAACTTTGGCAGAATCAAACAAATATTTCAAACTTATTCTCTCTTGATGAATATTTAGAGCAGGGCAGTGAAGGAAATGTAGAAGTAAATTTAAGTTCGCAGTATGAAACACCGGAGCAGATTACGGAAAGAAATGAATTAAAAACTATTTTGACTGAAACCTTGAATATCTTAACGGAAAAAGAGAAGAAAGTAATAGTACTATATTATTATGAGGAACTAACCTTAAAGGAAATCAGCAGTGTACTTGAGGTATCTGAATCAAGGATATCACAGCTTCATACAAAAGCATTACAAAAGATGAGGATTAAATTGGGAAGTAATTTGGAAGTATTGTTTACGATATAA
- a CDS encoding chemotaxis protein CheW: MENAVNEGKQYIVVKIGIEQYGIDIKYIDNIVRMQNITRVPKAQHYFKGVINLRGEIIPVMSLRLKFGLEEDKITGATRIIIIKFDSQSAVGIIVDEVKEVVTLDESMIEKVTNSAVEDKNGYLSGIGKHNDSLVSLLNINGVIMEKETV, translated from the coding sequence ATGGAAAATGCAGTGAACGAAGGGAAGCAATACATAGTAGTTAAGATAGGTATTGAGCAGTATGGTATCGATATTAAATATATAGACAACATAGTTAGAATGCAGAATATTACAAGAGTGCCGAAGGCACAGCATTACTTTAAAGGAGTTATAAACTTAAGAGGTGAGATTATTCCGGTAATGAGTCTTCGGTTAAAATTTGGCCTGGAAGAAGATAAGATAACCGGCGCAACCAGAATCATTATTATTAAATTTGATTCTCAGTCTGCAGTGGGAATAATTGTAGATGAGGTAAAAGAAGTAGTAACCTTAGATGAAAGTATGATTGAAAAAGTTACTAATAGTGCCGTTGAGGATAAGAATGGATATCTGTCCGGTATTGGCAAACATAATGACAGTTTAGTATCTTTATTGAATATTAATGGGGTTATTATGGAAAAAGAAACAGTTTAA
- a CDS encoding chemotaxis protein CheC, with translation MPNINLDNMDNMQFDVLKEIGNIGAGNATTALSTMINSKVDMNVPKVDLLELKELPDMLGGAEEIVVGILITLEGEINGMMMFMMDQISACRIVNILMGKNSVLEEFTEMEYSALREIGNIIAGAYLSSLSTLTGIKINASIPYMSIDMAGAILSVPAIEFGKVGDKALIIETQFTKDDSDVNGYFILIPTLESYDVILKSLGL, from the coding sequence GTGCCGAATATTAATTTAGATAATATGGACAATATGCAGTTTGATGTATTAAAAGAAATCGGAAATATAGGAGCAGGGAATGCAACGACTGCTTTATCTACGATGATTAATAGCAAAGTTGACATGAATGTTCCTAAAGTTGATTTACTTGAACTAAAAGAGCTGCCGGATATGCTTGGGGGAGCTGAAGAAATTGTCGTAGGTATATTAATAACTCTAGAAGGCGAAATAAACGGAATGATGATGTTTATGATGGATCAGATTTCAGCCTGCCGAATTGTTAATATCCTTATGGGAAAAAATTCTGTACTTGAAGAATTTACGGAAATGGAGTATTCAGCTCTAAGAGAAATCGGCAACATCATTGCAGGAGCATATCTTTCTTCCTTGTCAACGCTAACCGGTATTAAAATCAATGCAAGTATTCCTTATATGTCAATTGATATGGCAGGAGCAATCTTAAGCGTACCGGCTATTGAGTTTGGTAAGGTAGGCGATAAAGCTCTGATTATAGAAACCCAATTCACCAAAGACGACTCAGATGTAAATGGTTATTTTATTTTAATACCTACCTTGGAATCTTATGATGTTATCTTAAAGTCATTGGGATTATAG
- a CDS encoding DUF342 domain-containing protein, whose product MGNRNGYFQLDVKADGTYVKLIPGRADGKPLEFDDLSKYLSKVKIYDYDMNSLVRALNASKENVVECKLTVAQLPKIDELMEVTFSPDKMYAEGIFYPASQKGNRLSKANIIEVLKSSGVKYGILEDIINDYIANPVYNEAITLARGLKPVEGKDAEIIYFFNTDKSLKPKEKEDGTVDFHQLDMISSINKGDQLAQLIPEVLGKPGIDVTGVSIQPRKVTRKVLKHGRDIHLSEDGLIMFSDVSGHADLINDKVFVSNTYEVLADVDSSTGDITYEGNVTVKGNVTAGYSVHAKGDIIVDGVVEGATLYAGGQIVLKRGMQGMNKGIMEAEGNIISKFIENAVVKSGGYITTEAILHSKVSAKGDITVGGKKGFITGGEIMSGTSITVKTAGSTMGTYTMLEVGIDPRKVENYRALQKRITAIDADLDKLLPIIDTYKRKLSQGEVFSPEKLEYIRIATNNCILLRKELKECQSQYEQLRAEIGNSDGGWIKVENVAYPGVKVMISNVIYYIKTETHYSKFIRDRADIKIVGL is encoded by the coding sequence ATGGGTAATAGGAATGGTTATTTCCAACTTGATGTAAAAGCTGACGGAACTTATGTCAAATTAATACCTGGCAGAGCGGATGGTAAACCATTGGAATTTGATGATTTATCAAAATATCTTAGCAAGGTAAAGATTTATGATTATGACATGAATTCACTTGTACGTGCTTTGAATGCATCAAAAGAAAATGTAGTTGAATGCAAGTTGACGGTAGCACAATTACCAAAAATTGACGAATTAATGGAGGTTACATTTTCTCCGGATAAGATGTACGCTGAAGGTATTTTCTATCCAGCTTCCCAGAAGGGGAATAGGTTAAGTAAGGCAAATATTATAGAGGTATTAAAAAGTTCCGGTGTAAAATATGGTATTCTTGAAGATATCATTAATGATTATATTGCAAACCCAGTCTACAATGAAGCAATAACATTAGCCAGAGGATTAAAGCCTGTTGAAGGAAAAGATGCGGAAATCATCTATTTTTTTAATACGGATAAATCTTTAAAGCCAAAAGAAAAAGAGGATGGAACGGTAGATTTTCATCAGTTGGATATGATTAGCTCTATTAATAAAGGGGATCAGCTGGCTCAATTAATCCCTGAAGTTCTTGGTAAGCCGGGGATAGATGTTACAGGTGTTAGTATACAACCCAGAAAAGTAACGAGAAAGGTCTTAAAACATGGCAGAGATATTCATTTGTCAGAAGACGGGCTTATCATGTTCTCAGATGTCAGCGGACATGCTGATTTGATAAATGACAAAGTGTTTGTTTCCAATACCTATGAAGTTCTTGCTGATGTTGATTCCTCCACAGGAGATATCACCTACGAAGGAAATGTTACTGTTAAAGGTAATGTAACTGCCGGATACTCTGTACATGCCAAAGGAGATATTATCGTAGACGGTGTTGTAGAAGGAGCCACTCTTTATGCAGGCGGTCAGATCGTCTTAAAAAGAGGCATGCAGGGTATGAATAAAGGGATTATGGAGGCAGAAGGTAATATAATCAGCAAATTTATCGAAAATGCCGTTGTCAAGTCCGGAGGGTATATTACGACAGAAGCTATTCTGCACAGTAAGGTATCTGCTAAAGGAGATATCACAGTAGGCGGTAAAAAGGGATTTATAACCGGAGGTGAAATAATGTCCGGAACATCCATTACTGTTAAAACTGCAGGCTCCACTATGGGAACCTATACTATGCTGGAAGTTGGTATTGATCCCAGAAAAGTAGAAAATTACAGAGCATTACAAAAGAGAATAACTGCTATCGATGCAGATCTCGATAAGCTGCTGCCAATTATAGATACTTACAAACGAAAATTAAGTCAGGGAGAAGTGTTTTCACCTGAAAAATTAGAATATATCAGAATTGCTACAAATAATTGCATTTTACTTCGGAAAGAACTAAAAGAATGCCAGAGTCAATATGAGCAGTTGAGGGCTGAAATTGGTAATAGCGATGGAGGATGGATAAAAGTTGAAAACGTCGCTTATCCTGGGGTAAAAGTTATGATATCCAATGTAATCTATTACATAAAGACAGAAACCCATTATTCAAAATTTATAAGAGACAGGGCTGACATCAAAATAGTTGGTTTATAA